TCTATGCAGCCCTCCATGCGGAGCGGTTCAAGGTAGACCGCCCTCCCCGGGGTTTCGGGGTCCGGGGTCACGCAGACCACGTCCGCCGACCGGAGACTGCCTATCATGGTGGCGATGTGGCCGGACCGGATGCCGTGGCGGGCACAGATTTCCCTGACGGCGGCAAATAGATCCTCTCCCGGGGCGATCCTCCCGAGAACCGTCGCCGAGATTCCGCCCCTGGCAGAGGAAACTCTTTCAGCGGACACGTTCGTTTCCCCTCCCTACATCATTCCCCGGACCGCCGCGGCAATCTTGTCGGGGGTGATGCGGTAGGCCTGCTCCAGCGGGCGGGCAAAGGGCACCGGTGTGAAGGGAGCGCCCACCCGGACGATGGGGGCGTCGAGGCAGTCGATGGCCTCTTCGGCGA
This window of the Syntrophorhabdus sp. genome carries:
- a CDS encoding DNA-binding protein, which codes for MSAERVSSARGGISATVLGRIAPGEDLFAAVREICARHGIRSGHIATMIGSLRSADVVCVTPDPETPGRAVYLEPLRMEGCIELITVAGIIGEDDRGELSVHLHGVLAGSDMKPVAGHLADRGENRVLATAEVVINGFSGAEFVRSFDEETGFVLFKVRPTGP